ctcttctaaaccaaacacaccctaaactATACCGTCCACTTTATAGATTCCATAAATTGAAACAGgagtattttattaattaaacaaaaaaatatgagatcaaatttacataaaaatcaatgtagctaaaaaaatatatctcattagGCATCTTTCAAACTAAACCAGCATAACAACCTATGCcataaaactataaaaaaaaaaaaaaaaagaagaaaaaaggttgAATCATATAAGAACAAGAAAATTATTGACTAAACATCAACAAAGAAATCAATAACTTCATATAGTTATGGCAAAGAAGGGAAAATAACAATTTCTTGCTCACACCTTTTGCATAGAAAAATATGAGGAACTTCTTCATCATTTGGAATTCTAACACATCTAGTATGTTGCCAAATTTCACAAATATCACAAGACACCATTCTCTCACCATCATTTTCTTTAGTTCCACAAATGCACTCCACAATTCCCTTCTTTGGATCCCTTTCACATATTTGATCAACCATATTGATTCCCATTTCATCACCATGCCAACCTTCAAGTACAAGTTTTCCACCCACTTCAATCATCCCAAAAACCATTTCATTCCCTTTTGCATTCATCAAATTCCCATTTGGTTGCACCACAAAACTCCTTAACCCCCAATAGATTTCCCTAAAATTCCTTTCAACTTCTAGCTTTAAGTCATTAATTGTAGCACAACTTTTTAATGTGATACATTCATAAGGTGGCATTGGAATATCCTTGTTCAAATAATACTCATGATTATGGCCTACATTGTTAACATTCCTTAACAAAATTGTACAATAAAGattgcatttttcttttgatcCTAACTCAACTTGCAAAGGAACCTCTCCATAGTCTTTGATAAGATGTTTAGTGTCAAGAATTATCCTAGCTGCCAATGGTATAGCTGAAAGAAATTCTGACCCTATAATTGGTTTTGTGTCAATAAGTATATACTTATACAAACAAATCATGTCCTTCATAAGTTGCCCCCTTGTGATCTTGTACTTGTCCTTAACTttattactactactactactcaTAACCAACCCTTCATGACAAGGGTAAACATTAGAAATGTCTTCTAAACAATACTCCAACACTTTTGTAACCGGATTCAAGCTTCGACGAACCAAATAGTTTCCAACAACGTGGTTTCCTAGCGacttcaaaacaaaatccaacAAACCAGTGTCTCCAATATAAGCACGCGCGGCATCTCTCACTTCTTGTCTTGAAATCCACCTGAATTCAGTTCTTTTTAAGGCCTCGACAATGACCCGTGTTGCCATTTCAATCCTTTTAGGGGACCAACGACAATTTGTTTCGACTAAGGCGCTTGTGTTGAAGGAACCAATGCATGTTTCACGGGGAAGCCGCGACTTGAGCTCTAACATGTAGTGAAATAAGTCACCAAGGGTGACAAGAGAGTGATCAGAAAGTGTTTGGTACCTTTGGAAGATTAATGGGATTTCATGATTGGAATTTGCAATGTGATGTGTGAGTAAGTATAGTGGCATGCTTCTTATTGCTTCTATGGCTTTCTGGTACATTGATTGTGTTACACCAAAACATCCTCGACCAAATTTGTATCCCCAACGACCAAACCAGGGCTCACTGTATGCTATTCCATTCACAAGTCTTAGTTCCATGCCTCTTTTTTGTGATGTGTCATTCAAACTCACTTTCCTATAATGTTTGAtacaaattaatcaatttagtcTTCGTTATTACTTATCTCCGATCTTTGCATGacactttttatttaatttacacaaaattttttataatttatttttccaaaatGTTTCACAATTTCTTGGCATATAATAAAGTAAAAGTGGTAAAGATGTGAAGTCATGGACCATTCTTGgggatataaaaaataatatacaataGAGACAGTGATCATTTGAAGAATTAACCGAGTTGAATTCATAAGTAGAATAATTATTGATCAGACTTTACTTTCCTCTAAACCAAACTCCGTATTATTAGGGTTAGAGTTATTCTCCCGTAGGATCTGAAGagttgaccaaaaaaaaaaggaaagtgaATCATCTCAATAGTGTGAATTGCGTCACTGCCATGTGTCACTGGAACGTCACCCACCGTTATTAACATTAACACCGAGGAATAAATATGTTgacagaattttttttaaggattaaaaaatgtgatttttttattttatttttataaagactaaaaacgAAAATGAGGGTATTTGTAGGGACCATTTATGGTTAGTATGTATCCGACAAATGATACATGAATATCCAGaaatatttactttatatacggtgtatgtttggtatcacCGTGGGTATGTCAGAATCACGGTGATCCACTGTGATTTTACATAAACTATAAAgtgtaacttttaaaaaatcacGATGGATCGTCATGATTTTGTCATATCCAATATCATATCAAATATAGGTATATGTTAAAATAGCTGTAGTTTGACTATATTCCCATAGATAGCTAATTTCCATGAAAGAATGCAACAAAgagaaaagaacaaaattagTTTAGCATCTATGTAGTGAAATTTACAGTATCATCACAAAATGTATGAAATGAACTAACCTTGCTTGTAATCCATTGCACAAACGATTCCAAAACTCCATGATTTGGTTACCACCCAAATTGGAACCAGTTTCCAATCCATTGACACATAGCAAATGCCCAAATCCATTAGAGTGAAATACACCATGCATCATATGTCCCTCTAATTC
Above is a genomic segment from Medicago truncatula cultivar Jemalong A17 chromosome 5, MtrunA17r5.0-ANR, whole genome shotgun sequence containing:
- the LOC11412788 gene encoding PHD finger protein MALE STERILITY 1, encoding MLNIDVVGNKRRKRCGRVFRFKNFGEQGYPLMFNGASFRENVNGLLEYANLESNLKMGMPMWSFQLELNHHPPLYILLFVIEESIEAALNRHCNHCQYVGWGNHFICNKKYHFLLPSKETLSSCTSCENCCDSNGTMNISGKSNKLIELEGHMMHGVFHSNGFGHLLCVNGLETGSNLGGNQIMEFWNRLCNGLQARKVSLNDTSQKRGMELRLVNGIAYSEPWFGRWGYKFGRGCFGVTQSMYQKAIEAIRSMPLYLLTHHIANSNHEIPLIFQRYQTLSDHSLVTLGDLFHYMLELKSRLPRETCIGSFNTSALVETNCRWSPKRIEMATRVIVEALKRTEFRWISRQEVRDAARAYIGDTGLLDFVLKSLGNHVVGNYLVRRSLNPVTKVLEYCLEDISNVYPCHEGLVMSSSSSNKVKDKYKITRGQLMKDMICLYKYILIDTKPIIGSEFLSAIPLAARIILDTKHLIKDYGEVPLQVELGSKEKCNLYCTILLRNVNNVGHNHEYYLNKDIPMPPYECITLKSCATINDLKLEVERNFREIYWGLRSFVVQPNGNLMNAKGNEMVFGMIEVGGKLVLEGWHGDEMGINMVDQICERDPKKGIVECICGTKENDGERMVSCDICEIWQHTRCVRIPNDEEVPHIFLCKRCEQEIVIFPSLP